Proteins encoded together in one Microbacterium sp. zg-Y625 window:
- a CDS encoding response regulator transcription factor, giving the protein MAHTASPRAVVIDDDADVRHLLVEILTSAGFAVTAAENGADGVAAVLAHDPVITTVDVDMPGIDGFETTRRIRANGNDTYIVLITALTDEADIVLGFGVGADDVVVKPFRARELRARLLAMLRRPRTAETAAAPGSGERPTPGGFTPTDIVRLDGLRLDRDTRTVTVDDVDVPLTRTEFELLATILESGRRVRSKADLVLTLHDETYLDPARVSDADVRAIEAHMTNLRRKLGDSVHQPRFIETVRGAGYRAIAGDEGEEGDE; this is encoded by the coding sequence GTGGCGCACACTGCTTCGCCGAGGGCCGTCGTCATCGATGACGACGCCGATGTTCGGCATCTGCTTGTGGAGATTCTGACCAGTGCGGGTTTCGCCGTCACCGCCGCAGAGAACGGCGCCGATGGGGTCGCGGCCGTGCTGGCACACGATCCGGTCATCACGACCGTCGACGTCGACATGCCCGGCATCGACGGCTTCGAGACGACGCGGCGCATCCGCGCGAACGGCAACGACACCTACATCGTGCTCATCACCGCGCTCACCGATGAGGCCGACATCGTGCTGGGCTTCGGCGTCGGCGCCGACGACGTGGTCGTCAAGCCCTTTCGGGCGCGCGAGCTGCGTGCGCGGCTGCTGGCGATGCTGCGGCGCCCGCGCACCGCCGAGACAGCGGCGGCACCGGGCTCCGGCGAGCGCCCCACGCCGGGCGGCTTCACCCCGACCGACATCGTGCGGCTCGACGGGCTACGGCTCGACCGCGACACCCGCACCGTCACCGTCGACGACGTCGACGTGCCGCTCACCCGCACCGAGTTCGAGCTGCTGGCGACGATCCTCGAATCGGGGCGACGGGTGCGCAGCAAGGCCGACCTCGTGCTCACCCTGCACGACGAGACGTATCTCGATCCGGCCCGCGTGAGCGACGCTGATGTGCGCGCCATCGAAGCGCACATGACCAACCTGCGCCGCAAGCTCGGCGACAGCGTGCACCAGCCCCGTTTCATCGAAACGGTGCGCGGTGCCGGCTACCGGGCCATCGCCGGAGACGAGGGAGAGGAAGGCGACGAATAG
- a CDS encoding amidase family protein, with translation MNTKRTRGVVAAAAVLGTVGALGVSLPASAVAPSVAPLLAPYFTELDLTGDDQVTTADLDVAASALGITSGAADWTDVAVIDTNADGRITVADLADLAQRMIYDDGPFQLVEASVLDMQAAMNAGVTTSVEITQGYIDRIAAYDDALVDSAPGGRPLNSIITVGAAALEAAAAADAERAAEGMTSMLLGVPIAVKDNYNTVDMVTTGGCGCWNDNQTATDAFMVKGLRDAGAVILAKASLDEFAYGFASEFSSFHEAGTSTLVASPYFTDRTAGGSSGGTGAAIAANLAGIGFGTDTGGSIRVPSSYNQLVGVRPTVGLASRDGIIPLALSQDTGGPMTRSVIDAAVAMDAVVGIDPADAVTSRQQGQVPASYTSYLDPGALAGARIGYVASMIGGNPTTVRLWEETKATLESLGATVVEVAGSADLDTVLGEGSGSTIEFKRDLNGYIETHLAPNVTARSIDAILEGGNYVTSRQRVYAQRNAVTEEEYQAWAGPTGTHTTVLAQGKTLVTGMLDGLELDALIYPSGTPYGTQGTNLRLSPNTGMPSVTVPMGQAVEGEQLPGANVNIEFLGRDFTEGTLLGLAYAFEQATHHRTAPALYPALD, from the coding sequence ATGAACACCAAGCGCACCCGCGGCGTGGTCGCCGCGGCGGCCGTGCTGGGCACCGTCGGCGCCCTGGGCGTGAGCCTGCCGGCATCCGCCGTCGCCCCGAGCGTCGCCCCCCTGCTGGCGCCGTACTTCACCGAACTCGACCTCACCGGCGACGATCAGGTGACCACCGCCGACCTCGACGTCGCGGCATCCGCCCTCGGCATCACGAGCGGCGCGGCGGATTGGACCGACGTCGCGGTCATCGACACCAACGCCGACGGGAGGATCACCGTCGCCGACCTCGCCGACCTCGCGCAGCGGATGATCTACGACGACGGACCGTTCCAGCTGGTCGAGGCCTCGGTGCTCGACATGCAGGCCGCCATGAACGCCGGAGTCACCACCTCGGTCGAGATCACGCAGGGCTACATCGACCGCATCGCCGCCTACGACGACGCGCTCGTCGACTCGGCGCCCGGCGGTCGTCCGCTCAACTCGATCATCACCGTCGGCGCTGCGGCCCTCGAAGCGGCTGCGGCCGCCGACGCCGAACGCGCCGCCGAGGGGATGACGAGCATGCTGCTGGGCGTGCCCATCGCGGTGAAGGACAACTACAACACCGTCGACATGGTCACCACCGGCGGCTGCGGATGCTGGAACGACAACCAGACCGCGACCGACGCCTTCATGGTGAAGGGCCTGCGCGACGCCGGGGCCGTGATCCTCGCCAAGGCGAGCCTCGACGAATTCGCCTACGGGTTCGCCTCGGAGTTCTCGTCGTTCCACGAGGCAGGCACCTCCACGCTCGTCGCGAGCCCCTACTTCACCGACCGCACTGCGGGCGGATCGAGCGGCGGCACGGGCGCGGCGATCGCCGCGAACCTGGCGGGCATCGGCTTCGGCACCGACACCGGCGGGTCGATCCGCGTGCCGTCGTCGTACAACCAGCTGGTGGGTGTGCGTCCGACGGTGGGCCTCGCCAGCCGTGACGGCATCATCCCGCTCGCACTCAGCCAGGACACCGGCGGCCCCATGACCCGCAGCGTGATCGACGCGGCGGTGGCAATGGATGCCGTCGTCGGCATCGACCCCGCCGATGCCGTCACCTCGCGGCAGCAGGGCCAGGTGCCGGCGTCGTACACCTCTTATCTCGACCCCGGCGCCCTCGCCGGCGCCCGCATCGGATACGTCGCCTCGATGATCGGCGGCAACCCCACGACCGTGCGGCTGTGGGAGGAGACGAAGGCGACGCTCGAGTCGCTGGGCGCCACCGTGGTGGAGGTCGCGGGATCCGCCGACCTCGACACGGTGCTGGGCGAAGGCAGCGGCAGCACGATCGAGTTCAAGCGCGACCTGAACGGGTACATCGAGACGCACCTGGCGCCGAACGTGACGGCACGCAGCATCGACGCGATCCTCGAGGGCGGCAACTACGTCACCTCGCGGCAGCGGGTGTACGCGCAGCGCAATGCGGTGACCGAGGAGGAGTACCAGGCGTGGGCGGGGCCCACCGGGACCCACACCACCGTGCTCGCCCAGGGCAAGACGCTGGTGACCGGCATGCTCGACGGCCTCGAGCTCGACGCCCTCATCTACCCGTCGGGCACCCCCTACGGCACGCAGGGCACCAACCTGCGCCTCAGCCCCAACACCGGCATGCCGTCGGTGACGGTGCCGATGGGTCAGGCCGTCGAGGGTGAGCAGCTCCCGGGCGCGAACGTCAACATCGAGTTCCTCGGTCGCGACTTCACCGAGGGCACGCTGCTGGGGCTCGCCTACGCCTTCGAGCAGGCCACGCACCACCGCACGGCCCCCGCGCTGTACCCCGCGCTGGACTGA
- a CDS encoding cohesin domain-containing protein: protein MPETNPSARPRRARTRALALLTAALAVFGGSLALAPAAHAATGVTVTAPGAVTAGDTVTVTVAAEAGADLFAYDLTLGYDPTLLAFAAGSETYPTGGYGAVTESSGTVTFTNTRLGTSPGLAGTHDLVTFSFTAVGSGSATISVDDGTFLDSASASQPLPEAVTTTVEIAAAPVTPSPTPAPGAPGAGAPAAGEGAADDAAASDPAGNSAGSLATTGGDVVMWIVVGAAGVGLVALGVVLMVRRRRAEVEA, encoded by the coding sequence ATGCCTGAAACCAACCCCTCCGCGCGACCTCGTCGCGCCCGAACCCGAGCGCTGGCGCTGCTCACCGCAGCCCTCGCTGTCTTCGGCGGCTCGCTCGCGCTGGCTCCCGCAGCCCACGCTGCCACCGGCGTCACCGTCACCGCTCCCGGGGCGGTCACCGCCGGCGACACCGTCACCGTGACAGTCGCCGCCGAGGCCGGTGCCGACCTGTTCGCCTACGACCTCACGCTCGGGTACGACCCCACCCTGCTGGCCTTCGCCGCCGGCAGCGAGACCTATCCCACCGGCGGCTACGGCGCGGTCACCGAATCCTCCGGCACCGTCACGTTCACGAACACCCGGCTCGGCACGTCGCCCGGCCTCGCGGGAACGCACGACCTCGTGACGTTCTCGTTCACCGCGGTCGGCTCGGGCTCGGCGACGATCAGCGTCGACGACGGTACATTCCTCGACTCGGCGAGCGCTTCTCAGCCGCTGCCTGAGGCAGTGACGACCACGGTCGAGATCGCCGCGGCACCGGTGACGCCCAGCCCCACCCCCGCCCCGGGTGCTCCGGGCGCGGGCGCGCCGGCCGCAGGCGAGGGTGCTGCCGATGACGCAGCGGCATCCGACCCCGCAGGCAACTCGGCGGGGTCGCTGGCCACTACTGGTGGCGACGTCGTGATGTGGATCGTCGTGGGTGCCGCGGGCGTGGGGCTGGTCGCGCTCGGTGTGGTGCTGATGGTGCGGCGTCGGCGCGCGGAGGTCGAGGCGTGA